Proteins encoded by one window of Clostridium cagae:
- a CDS encoding acyl-CoA dehydrogenase family protein: MFFKTTEQHEAFREKIREFAEAEIKPLAFLLDKESKFPTEAIEKLAKMGVLGTPYPKKYGGAGLDILSYAIAVEELSRVDGGTGVILSAHVSLGTYPIFAYGTEEQKQKYMIPLAKGKKIGAFGLTEPNAGSDAGGTETTAVLDGDYYILNGGKIFITNADKADTYVVFAVTTPDIGVKGISAFIVEKGWGGFTFGDHYDKLGIRSSSTAELIFNNVKVPKENLLGKEGQGFKISMQTLDGGRIGIASQALGIAQGAYENALEYSKERVQFGKPICQQQVISFKLADMATKIRAARLLVYSAAELKENHESYSMEAAMAKQYASDICLEVVNDALQIFGGNGYLKGMDVERAYRDAKICTIYEGTNEIQRMVIASHIIGKMPKNENRDRKTSSREPLTGARKKIIMKDGTAEERVFKLVEALKADGYDFTVGIDINTPISKAERVVSVGKGIGEERNMELAKSLAVQAGAAIGSSRPVAETLKYLPLNRYVGMSGQKFNGNLYIACGISGAGQHLKGIKDATTIVAINNNPNAPIFKNSDYGIIGDILEIMPLLAAALDNGEPKKEAPPMKKMKKKVSEKVIPNWKRYVCDGCGYEYDPAIGDLENDIVPGTLFEALPDEWICPDCGEEKDMFIEI; encoded by the coding sequence ATGTTTTTTAAGACTACTGAACAACACGAAGCTTTTCGTGAAAAAATTAGAGAATTTGCAGAGGCAGAGATAAAGCCATTAGCATTTCTGTTAGATAAAGAGAGTAAATTTCCAACTGAGGCAATTGAGAAGTTAGCTAAAATGGGAGTATTAGGCACACCTTACCCTAAAAAATATGGTGGCGCAGGATTAGATATACTTAGTTACGCTATTGCTGTTGAAGAACTTTCTAGAGTAGATGGTGGTACTGGTGTAATTTTATCTGCACATGTTTCGTTAGGGACATATCCAATTTTTGCATATGGAACTGAAGAGCAAAAACAAAAATATATGATTCCTTTAGCTAAGGGCAAAAAGATTGGTGCTTTTGGTTTAACTGAACCTAACGCTGGTAGTGATGCTGGTGGAACTGAGACAACTGCTGTACTAGATGGTGATTATTATATTTTAAATGGTGGAAAGATATTTATAACTAATGCAGATAAAGCAGACACATATGTTGTGTTTGCTGTGACAACACCAGATATAGGGGTTAAAGGTATAAGTGCTTTTATAGTTGAAAAAGGATGGGGAGGATTTACATTTGGTGATCATTACGATAAGCTTGGAATTCGTTCGTCTTCAACTGCAGAATTAATATTTAATAATGTTAAGGTACCTAAAGAAAACTTATTAGGTAAAGAAGGACAAGGCTTTAAGATATCTATGCAAACTTTAGATGGTGGTCGTATTGGTATAGCCTCTCAAGCACTAGGTATAGCTCAAGGTGCTTATGAAAATGCTTTGGAATATTCAAAGGAGAGAGTACAATTTGGAAAGCCAATTTGTCAGCAACAAGTAATTTCTTTTAAGTTAGCTGACATGGCAACAAAGATAAGAGCAGCAAGGCTATTAGTTTATAGTGCAGCTGAACTTAAAGAAAACCATGAATCATATTCTATGGAAGCTGCTATGGCTAAACAGTATGCTTCAGACATATGTTTGGAGGTTGTAAATGATGCATTACAAATTTTTGGAGGAAATGGTTATCTTAAAGGAATGGATGTAGAACGCGCTTATCGTGATGCTAAAATTTGTACTATCTACGAAGGAACAAATGAGATTCAAAGAATGGTAATTGCATCACACATAATTGGAAAGATGCCTAAAAACGAAAATAGAGATAGAAAAACTTCATCTCGTGAACCACTTACAGGTGCACGCAAGAAAATAATAATGAAAGATGGTACGGCAGAAGAAAGAGTTTTTAAACTTGTAGAAGCATTAAAAGCAGATGGATATGACTTTACTGTAGGTATTGATATAAATACTCCTATTTCAAAAGCTGAGCGTGTTGTTAGTGTGGGCAAAGGTATTGGTGAAGAAAGGAATATGGAATTAGCCAAATCTTTAGCTGTACAAGCAGGTGCAGCTATTGGATCATCACGTCCTGTAGCTGAAACATTAAAATACTTACCTTTAAATCGTTATGTTGGCATGTCGGGGCAAAAGTTTAATGGCAATCTTTATATTGCTTGTGGAATATCAGGAGCAGGACAACACCTAAAAGGAATAAAAGATGCTACTACTATAGTTGCTATTAATAATAATCCTAATGCTCCAATATTTAAGAATTCAGATTATGGAATTATAGGTGATATACTTGAAATAATGCCTTTATTAGCAGCAGCTTTAGATAATGGAGAACCTAAAAAAGAGGCACCTCCTATGAAGAAAATGAAGAAAAAAGTTTCTGAAAAAGTTATACCTAATTGGAAGCGATATGTTTGTGATGGGTGTGGTTATGAGTATGATCCTGCTATAGGTGATTTAGAAAATGATATAGTACCTGGAACTTTATTTGAAGCTCTACCAGATGAATGGATATGTCCTGATTGTGGTGAAGAGAAAGATATGTTTATAGAGATTTAA
- a CDS encoding FprA family A-type flavoprotein: protein MFCVRKVTEDLYWIGGNDKRLALFENIHPIPRGVSYNSYLLLDEKTVLFDTVDWSISRQFIENIQHVLNGRTLDYLVINHMEPDHGASIEEILLRYPNVKIISTEKAFLLMRQFGFNIDGKEEVVKEGDTKSFGKHVVTFIAAPMVHWPEAMVTFDTTNGVLFSADAFGSFGALDGKLFNDEIDFEHEWLDDARRYYTNIVGKYGPHVQSLLKKASGIDIKMICPLHGPVWRTNIGYFIDKYDKWSRYEPEEKAVMIVYASMYGNTESAATVLATKFVEKGIKNVVMYDVSSTHVSKLISETFRVSHVVLASVTYNLGIYPPMHNYLMDMKALNVQKRTFAIIENGSWACKSGKLMHNFLDEMREMTILEDKVTLVSSMKEDNVTDMDELVKSVMESMK, encoded by the coding sequence ATGTTTTGTGTTAGAAAAGTAACTGAAGATCTTTATTGGATAGGAGGTAATGACAAACGTTTAGCACTTTTTGAAAATATTCATCCAATTCCAAGAGGTGTGTCATATAATTCATATTTATTATTAGATGAAAAAACTGTATTATTTGATACTGTAGATTGGTCAATAAGTAGACAATTTATAGAAAATATACAACACGTCCTTAATGGTAGAACATTAGATTATTTAGTGATAAATCATATGGAACCTGATCATGGTGCATCAATTGAAGAAATATTATTACGTTATCCTAATGTTAAAATTATAAGTACCGAAAAGGCTTTCCTTTTAATGAGACAATTTGGATTTAATATTGATGGTAAAGAAGAGGTAGTTAAGGAAGGAGATACAAAATCATTTGGTAAACATGTAGTAACATTCATAGCAGCACCAATGGTGCATTGGCCAGAAGCAATGGTTACATTTGATACTACAAATGGTGTTCTTTTTTCAGCTGATGCTTTTGGAAGTTTTGGAGCATTAGATGGAAAATTGTTTAATGACGAAATTGATTTTGAACATGAATGGTTAGATGATGCTAGAAGGTATTATACAAATATAGTAGGAAAATATGGTCCTCATGTTCAGTCATTATTAAAAAAGGCTAGCGGAATTGATATCAAAATGATTTGTCCACTACATGGTCCTGTTTGGCGTACGAATATTGGATATTTTATTGATAAATATGATAAGTGGAGTAGATATGAACCAGAAGAAAAAGCAGTAATGATAGTTTATGCTTCAATGTATGGTAACACTGAGAGTGCAGCTACAGTTTTAGCTACTAAATTCGTAGAAAAAGGCATAAAAAATGTAGTTATGTATGATGTTTCAAGCACTCATGTATCTAAGTTGATTTCTGAAACATTTAGAGTTAGTCATGTGGTTTTAGCATCAGTAACTTATAACTTGGGAATTTATCCACCTATGCATAATTACCTTATGGACATGAAAGCTCTTAATGTTCAAAAAAGAACTTTTGCAATAATTGAAAATGGATCATGGGCATGTAAGTCTGGAAAATTGATGCATAATTTTCTAGATGAAATGAGAGAAATGACAATTCTAGAAGATAAAGTTACACTTGTATCTTCTATGAAAGAAGATAATGTTACAGACATGGATGAGCTTGTTAAAAGTGTTATGGAATCAATGAAATAG
- the yjeM gene encoding glutamate/gamma-aminobutyrate family transporter YjeM, which translates to MKSSSKSTKKLTLVPLALMIFTSVYGFNNIPRSFYKMGYAAIPWYIFSAITFFVPFALMVAEFGSAFKDEKGGIYSWMNRSVGAKFAFIGTFMWYFAYITWMVNVASSMWVPVSNALFGKDTTQNWALFGLKGSQVLGVLGIIWIIIVTLTSTKGLDKIKKVTSLGGTAVLLLNIFLWIGAIAVLWGNNGQLNQPIEGIRSFIQTPNPKYTDDIIASLAFVVYALFAYGGIEAVGGLVDETENPEKNFPKGILVSAAVISIGYSIGIFFIGIFTNWENIMGIKDVNLGNASYIVMSNLGYSLGTAFGVSENIAVMLGNGVARYVGLSMFLALSGAFFTLMYSPLKQLIEGTPNKLWPGKIGETKNGLPINAMWIQAIIVCFMIALVSFGGSSMATFFNILVSMTNVAMTLPYMFIAIAFPYFKKKTEIKKPFIVYKTQISAKFWTWIVVLTVGFANLFSIVQPTLEGDIQTTIWSIAGPMIFSIAAWLMYSNYEKKTKKDVLE; encoded by the coding sequence ATGAAGTCAAGCTCAAAATCAACAAAAAAATTAACATTAGTTCCTTTAGCACTAATGATTTTTACATCAGTTTATGGGTTTAATAATATTCCAAGATCATTCTATAAAATGGGTTATGCCGCCATTCCTTGGTATATTTTTTCAGCTATAACTTTCTTTGTACCATTTGCATTAATGGTAGCTGAGTTTGGCTCAGCTTTTAAGGATGAAAAAGGTGGAATCTATTCATGGATGAATAGATCTGTTGGAGCAAAATTTGCGTTTATAGGAACATTTATGTGGTATTTTGCTTATATAACTTGGATGGTTAATGTTGCATCAAGTATGTGGGTTCCAGTGTCAAATGCTCTTTTTGGAAAGGATACAACACAAAATTGGGCTTTATTTGGTCTTAAAGGATCACAGGTTTTAGGCGTTTTAGGTATTATATGGATAATAATAGTTACACTTACATCAACAAAAGGCTTAGATAAAATAAAGAAAGTAACTTCATTAGGAGGAACTGCAGTTTTATTATTAAATATATTTCTTTGGATAGGAGCAATAGCAGTACTCTGGGGTAATAATGGACAATTGAATCAACCAATTGAAGGAATTAGATCGTTTATACAAACCCCCAACCCTAAGTATACTGATGATATAATTGCTTCCTTAGCATTTGTTGTATATGCTTTATTTGCTTATGGTGGTATAGAAGCAGTTGGTGGTTTAGTTGATGAAACTGAAAATCCGGAAAAAAATTTTCCGAAAGGAATTCTTGTTTCAGCAGCTGTAATTTCAATAGGATATTCAATAGGAATATTCTTTATTGGAATATTTACTAATTGGGAAAATATAATGGGTATCAAGGATGTTAATTTGGGAAATGCAAGTTACATAGTTATGTCTAATTTAGGATATTCATTAGGTACAGCCTTTGGAGTTAGTGAGAATATAGCTGTAATGTTGGGAAATGGTGTTGCTAGATATGTTGGACTTTCAATGTTTTTAGCATTATCAGGAGCATTTTTTACACTTATGTATTCACCGTTAAAACAACTAATTGAAGGTACGCCAAATAAATTGTGGCCTGGAAAAATTGGGGAAACTAAAAATGGTTTACCTATAAATGCTATGTGGATTCAAGCTATTATAGTTTGTTTTATGATAGCGTTAGTATCTTTTGGTGGAAGTTCAATGGCTACATTTTTCAATATACTTGTTTCTATGACAAATGTAGCTATGACACTGCCATATATGTTTATAGCCATTGCATTTCCATATTTTAAAAAGAAAACGGAGATTAAGAAACCATTCATAGTTTATAAAACTCAAATAAGCGCAAAATTTTGGACTTGGATAGTTGTATTGACAGTAGGATTTGCCAATTTATTTTCTATAGTACAGCCGACGTTAGAAGGAGATATTCAAACAACTATCTGGAGTATAGCTGGACCAATGATCTTTTCAATAGCTGCATGGTTAATGTATAGCAATTATGAAAAGAAAACTAAAAAGGATGTTTTGGAATAA
- a CDS encoding Vat family streptogramin A O-acetyltransferase, translating to MFWNKRVHLNKNKLGPNPNSIYPNENIKSVCFIKNVIKNPNIQVGEYTYYSDINGAENFKNHVTHHYDFIGDKLIIGKFCAIAQGIEFVMNGANHRMNSVTTYPFNMIGNGWEKATSTLNDLPLKGDTVIGNDVWIGQNVTVMPGVHIGDGAIIGANSVVTKDISPYHIAGGNPCKTIKKRFNDELIEYLLVLKWWDWSEEKIANNLVVLCSSNLNEIKSIK from the coding sequence ATGTTTTGGAATAAGCGTGTGCATTTGAATAAGAATAAACTTGGTCCAAATCCTAATAGTATATATCCAAATGAAAATATAAAGAGTGTTTGTTTTATAAAGAATGTTATAAAAAATCCTAATATACAAGTAGGAGAATATACTTATTATTCTGATATCAATGGAGCAGAAAATTTTAAAAATCATGTTACACATCATTATGATTTTATAGGTGATAAACTTATAATAGGAAAGTTTTGTGCTATTGCCCAGGGAATAGAATTTGTTATGAATGGTGCAAATCATAGAATGAACTCAGTAACAACATATCCATTCAATATGATTGGAAATGGGTGGGAGAAAGCTACGTCTACTCTTAATGATTTACCACTAAAAGGAGATACTGTAATTGGTAATGATGTATGGATAGGTCAGAATGTTACAGTGATGCCTGGAGTACATATAGGGGATGGAGCAATTATTGGTGCTAACTCTGTAGTAACAAAAGATATTTCACCATATCATATTGCAGGAGGAAATCCATGTAAAACTATAAAAAAGAGATTTAATGATGAATTAATTGAGTATTTATTAGTATTGAAATGGTGGGATTGGTCTGAAGAAAAGATAGCCAATAACCTTGTGGTGCTTTGTAGTTCAAACTTAAATGAAATTAAATCTATTAAGTAA
- a CDS encoding MerR family transcriptional regulator — protein sequence MPYTIKEVAEKYNLSVHTLRYYEKEGLLPFIERNKQGNRIFSDKDLEWLNIICCLKNTNMPIAKIKEYVDLCIEGPETICKREDMLLKHKIYIESEIENFNSYLRVVDNKINHYIKEQKSIICK from the coding sequence ATGCCATATACTATTAAAGAAGTAGCTGAAAAATATAACTTATCAGTTCATACTCTTCGCTATTATGAAAAAGAAGGATTACTTCCATTTATTGAACGTAATAAACAGGGTAATAGAATTTTTAGTGATAAGGACTTGGAATGGCTTAATATAATATGTTGTTTAAAAAATACTAATATGCCTATAGCTAAAATCAAAGAATACGTTGATTTATGCATAGAAGGTCCTGAAACCATTTGTAAGCGTGAAGATATGCTTTTAAAACATAAAATATATATAGAAAGTGAAATAGAAAATTTCAATTCGTATCTTAGAGTTGTGGATAATAAGATAAATCATTATATTAAAGAACAAAAATCTATAATTTGTAAGTAA
- a CDS encoding 1-deoxy-D-xylulose-5-phosphate synthase, whose translation MSLNILNRINEPKDLRGLSNEELKLLSNEIREILITRVSKTGGHFGPNLGMVEATIALHCVFNSPIDKIVYDVSHQSYTHKILTGRKNAFINPDEYKSVTGYTSQNESEHDFFTVGHTSTSISLACGLAKARDVKRNTENIIAVIGDGSLSGGEAYEGLNNASASGKNIIILVNDNDMSIAENHGGLYQNLALLRKTNGKAENNFFKSLGFDYHYVKDGNDIESLIETFLKVKDTDHPVVVHMHTVKGKGYEDAMQNKEAFHWVMPFDLKTKESLVKSASETYGNIAGEILSQKARKDSSIIAITAATPASVGLSSFRYEFKDQFIDVGIAEEHAIALASGIASQGGKPVASFVSSFIQRTYDQLSQDLAINNNPALIMVHGGGISGGDVTHLGIFDIPLISNIPNIVYLAPTNKEEYIAMMEWGIEQDKHPIAIRVPNMKVISSGVKVESNFDNLNTYEKVKDGSEVAIIGLGSFYNLGEKVHKRLKESTGINATLINPRFISGIDKDLLTELLDNHKLVITLEDGILDGGFGEKISRFYGDKEMKVLNFGASKEFTDSVPLEELYSRYHLTEELIISDIKNTLK comes from the coding sequence ATGTCATTGAATATTTTAAATAGAATTAATGAGCCAAAAGACTTAAGAGGACTTAGTAATGAAGAATTAAAATTATTATCTAATGAAATAAGAGAAATTTTAATAACAAGAGTAAGTAAGACTGGTGGACACTTTGGACCAAACTTAGGTATGGTTGAAGCAACAATAGCACTTCATTGTGTATTTAATTCACCCATAGATAAGATTGTTTATGATGTTTCGCATCAATCATATACACATAAAATTTTAACTGGAAGAAAAAATGCGTTTATAAATCCAGATGAATATAAGAGTGTTACAGGATATACTTCACAAAATGAAAGTGAACACGATTTCTTTACAGTGGGGCATACATCAACTTCAATTAGTTTAGCGTGTGGCTTGGCAAAAGCACGTGATGTAAAGAGAAATACAGAAAATATTATAGCTGTTATAGGTGATGGATCTTTAAGTGGAGGAGAAGCTTATGAAGGCTTAAATAATGCATCTGCATCAGGAAAAAATATAATAATACTTGTAAATGATAATGATATGTCAATAGCAGAAAATCATGGTGGACTTTATCAGAATTTAGCTTTACTTCGTAAAACTAATGGAAAAGCAGAAAATAATTTCTTTAAATCTTTAGGATTTGATTATCATTATGTTAAAGATGGAAATGATATTGAATCATTAATTGAAACATTTTTAAAAGTTAAAGATACAGATCATCCAGTTGTAGTTCATATGCATACAGTTAAAGGAAAAGGATATGAAGATGCAATGCAAAACAAAGAAGCTTTTCATTGGGTAATGCCATTTGACTTAAAAACTAAAGAATCTTTAGTGAAAAGTGCTAGTGAGACATATGGAAATATTGCAGGAGAAATTTTATCACAAAAAGCAAGAAAAGATAGCAGTATTATAGCAATAACAGCTGCTACCCCAGCTTCAGTAGGCTTAAGTTCATTTAGATATGAATTTAAAGATCAATTTATAGATGTTGGAATAGCAGAGGAACATGCTATAGCACTGGCATCAGGAATAGCATCACAAGGAGGCAAGCCAGTTGCATCTTTTGTAAGTTCATTCATTCAAAGAACTTATGACCAATTATCTCAAGATCTTGCTATAAATAATAATCCTGCACTTATTATGGTTCATGGTGGAGGAATAAGTGGTGGAGATGTAACACATCTTGGAATATTTGATATACCGTTAATATCTAATATTCCTAATATAGTATATCTTGCACCAACAAACAAAGAAGAATATATTGCTATGATGGAATGGGGAATAGAGCAAGATAAACATCCTATTGCAATACGTGTTCCAAATATGAAGGTAATATCAAGCGGAGTTAAAGTTGAATCTAACTTTGATAACCTGAACACTTATGAAAAAGTTAAAGATGGAAGTGAAGTAGCAATCATTGGTCTTGGAAGTTTCTATAATCTTGGAGAAAAAGTACACAAGAGATTAAAAGAATCAACAGGAATAAATGCTACATTAATTAATCCTAGATTTATAAGTGGAATAGATAAAGATTTATTAACTGAATTATTAGATAATCATAAGCTAGTAATAACATTAGAAGATGGAATACTTGATGGGGGATTTGGAGAAAAAATTTCAAGGTTCTATGGAGATAAAGAAATGAAAGTACTAAACTTTGGTGCTTCAAAAGAATTTACTGACAGTGTACCATTAGAGGAATTATATTCACGCTATCACTTAACCGAAGAATTAATAATATCAGATATAAAGAACACTCTTAAATAA
- a CDS encoding Cof-type HAD-IIB family hydrolase, with protein sequence MIKLIASDMDGTLLNNNHDIDVETVEAIRKAEEAGIIFAISTGREYDSVKGLLDKHNIRCQCILSNGAEYRDEDGNILEVININEKYAKQIIQILDENKLPARIFTDKGVFTTSTREEALQEVVFRTLTFNPNLTKDEAKKMAEKEGFFTSLKYIDDVEKFFENGIEVRKFVAFHKDVELIDKMKKTVGKLEGLAISSSFDDNIEITDLNAQKGIILEQVAKKMDIDIKDVMILGDSFNDYSMFEIFEESVAMKNAIPEVKEIAKYITDSNDNLGVAKAIYNVLNNEMNNMIQ encoded by the coding sequence ATGATAAAGCTTATAGCATCAGATATGGATGGTACTTTATTAAATAATAACCATGATATAGATGTAGAGACAGTTGAGGCAATTAGAAAGGCCGAAGAAGCTGGGATAATATTTGCAATATCTACAGGTAGAGAATATGATAGTGTTAAAGGTTTATTAGATAAACATAATATAAGATGCCAATGTATTCTTTCTAATGGAGCAGAGTACAGGGATGAAGATGGTAATATTTTAGAGGTAATAAATATAAATGAGAAGTATGCAAAACAAATAATACAGATATTAGATGAAAACAAATTGCCAGCACGTATATTTACTGATAAAGGTGTATTTACTACATCTACAAGAGAAGAGGCTCTTCAAGAGGTTGTATTTAGAACTTTAACTTTCAATCCTAACTTAACAAAAGATGAAGCTAAAAAAATGGCAGAAAAAGAAGGATTTTTTACAAGTTTAAAATATATTGATGATGTAGAAAAATTCTTTGAAAATGGAATAGAAGTAAGGAAATTTGTAGCATTCCATAAAGATGTAGAGTTAATAGATAAAATGAAAAAGACTGTTGGAAAGCTTGAGGGACTTGCAATATCTTCATCATTTGATGATAATATAGAAATAACTGATTTGAATGCTCAAAAAGGAATCATCTTAGAACAAGTAGCTAAAAAAATGGATATAGATATAAAGGATGTTATGATTCTTGGAGATAGTTTTAATGACTATTCAATGTTTGAAATATTTGAAGAAAGTGTTGCTATGAAAAATGCAATACCAGAAGTTAAAGAGATAGCTAAATACATAACAGATAGCAATGATAATTTAGGTGTGGCAAAAGCTATTTACAATGTTCTTAATAATGAAATGAATAATATGATTCAATAG
- a CDS encoding UPF0158 family protein: MKVNLSDVIEAIEFEGELLSHYYNKKTGIIIYLEDNSTSNYKAEDINNLENFEEWEKELISGLYDLKENFQDYIQLPNKDEINECNMMIDFCKSLGDENFTDKNLEELQEEYSLRKLREHIENIGQLSEWYDYREKAEYQLAIDWCKKNNIEYIE, encoded by the coding sequence ATGAAGGTTAATTTAAGTGATGTGATAGAGGCAATAGAATTCGAAGGAGAATTATTGAGTCATTATTATAATAAAAAAACAGGTATAATTATATATTTAGAAGATAATAGTACTTCAAATTATAAAGCAGAGGACATTAATAATCTTGAAAATTTTGAGGAATGGGAAAAGGAATTAATAAGTGGTTTATATGATTTAAAGGAGAACTTTCAGGATTATATTCAATTACCTAATAAGGATGAGATAAATGAATGTAATATGATGATAGATTTTTGTAAGTCTTTAGGTGATGAAAACTTTACAGATAAGAATTTAGAGGAGTTACAAGAAGAATATTCATTACGTAAATTAAGAGAACATATTGAAAATATTGGTCAGCTTAGTGAATGGTATGATTATAGAGAAAAAGCTGAATATCAATTAGCTATTGATTGGTGTAAAAAAAATAATATAGAATATATAGAATAA
- a CDS encoding sigma 54-interacting transcriptional regulator — MVSNELVKSIYDNEYDGIILMDKNEKIILINKLAQSLLNINEEVAKGKKISEIIKGIAFKRQIINGELKLNERFYFNRSNFIINKIPVFNKGNIDGVLGIFQDIKSYENISNLSSNTLNLDILNIIIDTTKECVVVVNKDGIITMMSNCYKEFIKCNNPEGRHVEEIIQNTRLPQILETGKTEYGEMQLINNKEVIAMRVPIKFNESIIGAIGKIIFKDIEELNLLNKKLNRLKKEVEFYKNELGKERNAKYSFDNIIGISKKALEVKRICKLLGKTDSTVLIIGESGTGKELHTCAIHNSSKRALNPLVKINCGAIPQGLIESELFGYDEGAFTGAKKGGKIGKFELANRGTVFLDEIGEMPMDMQVRLLRVIQEKEVERIGGNTVKKIDIRIIAATNIDLEDAVKKGKFRKDLYYRLNVMKVEIPPLRDRKEDIELLSDSLRVKVANKLGIYVEGISKKAIYFLQNYNWPGNIRELENVIERAINLLDSDSIIIEPRHLPEYMVNNKSKIIFHEERTLNDIIQGVEKKEIERCLNKTNWNKNKTSQILGISRANLYKKIQQYNLEQKN, encoded by the coding sequence ATGGTTTCAAATGAATTAGTTAAAAGTATCTATGATAATGAATATGATGGAATTATTTTAATGGATAAAAATGAAAAAATAATACTGATAAATAAATTGGCACAATCATTATTAAATATAAATGAAGAAGTAGCTAAAGGTAAGAAGATATCAGAAATTATAAAAGGTATAGCTTTTAAAAGGCAAATAATAAATGGGGAGTTAAAATTAAATGAGAGATTTTATTTTAATAGAAGTAATTTTATTATTAATAAGATACCTGTATTTAATAAAGGAAATATTGATGGTGTATTAGGAATTTTTCAAGATATTAAATCATATGAAAACATATCAAATTTATCATCTAATACATTAAATTTAGATATTCTAAATATTATAATTGATACCACTAAAGAATGTGTAGTTGTTGTAAATAAAGATGGTATTATAACAATGATGAGTAATTGCTATAAAGAATTTATAAAATGTAATAATCCAGAAGGAAGACATGTAGAAGAGATAATACAAAACACTAGGTTACCACAGATATTGGAAACAGGAAAAACAGAGTATGGAGAAATGCAATTAATAAATAATAAGGAAGTTATTGCTATGAGAGTCCCAATAAAGTTTAATGAAAGTATAATTGGTGCCATAGGTAAGATAATTTTTAAAGATATAGAAGAATTAAATTTACTTAACAAAAAATTAAATAGATTAAAGAAAGAGGTTGAGTTTTATAAAAACGAATTAGGTAAGGAAAGAAATGCAAAATATTCATTTGATAATATTATTGGAATATCTAAAAAAGCACTAGAAGTAAAACGTATATGTAAATTATTAGGGAAAACAGATTCTACGGTTTTAATAATAGGTGAAAGTGGCACTGGAAAAGAACTACACACATGCGCAATTCACAATTCAAGTAAGAGGGCATTAAATCCTTTAGTTAAAATAAACTGTGGAGCTATACCACAAGGTCTAATAGAATCAGAACTTTTTGGATATGATGAAGGTGCCTTTACAGGTGCTAAGAAAGGCGGAAAAATAGGGAAATTTGAATTGGCAAATAGAGGTACTGTATTTTTAGATGAAATTGGCGAAATGCCAATGGATATGCAAGTCAGATTACTTAGAGTAATTCAAGAGAAAGAAGTAGAACGAATTGGTGGAAACACAGTAAAAAAAATAGATATCAGAATAATAGCAGCGACAAATATAGATTTAGAAGATGCAGTTAAAAAAGGAAAGTTTAGAAAAGACCTTTATTATAGACTAAATGTTATGAAGGTTGAGATACCACCATTAAGGGATAGAAAAGAAGATATAGAATTATTATCAGATAGTTTGAGAGTTAAAGTGGCAAATAAATTGGGTATTTATGTTGAGGGGATATCAAAGAAAGCTATTTATTTTCTACAAAATTATAATTGGCCAGGTAATATAAGGGAATTAGAGAATGTTATAGAGAGGGCTATAAATTTGTTGGATTCTGATAGTATAATAATTGAGCCTAGGCATTTGCCCGAATATATGGTTAACAATAAATCAAAAATTATTTTCCATGAAGAAAGAACTTTAAATGATATTATTCAAGGCGTTGAAAAAAAAGAAATTGAACGCTGTTTAAATAAAACTAATTGGAATAAAAATAAGACATCACAAATATTAGGAATAAGTAGGGCTAATTTATATAAAAAAATTCAACAATATAATTTGGAACAAAAAAATTAG